The following are encoded together in the Astyanax mexicanus isolate ESR-SI-001 chromosome 8, AstMex3_surface, whole genome shotgun sequence genome:
- the LOC103037032 gene encoding lymphocyte antigen 75: MDHLVLICVLFMASSAIGLTITPVSEVDLNRLVMEQLKNPVKRTAEARHCQPSCPYGWVQFDGRCFSYFGYSMDWAAAEAYCINLGGNLASIHSENEYQVVKALVRAYDPKEQETWIGLSNCQKKNSWLWSDGNRYRYSKWNNKEPNHSGGECCVHINYGSQKDWNDIACNKAYSFVCVRRLRKDIMGRLMEISLLAFLCVASSVSGLVIKPVSEADLHALVQEQIKSPVNRMNSEKDTCEPSCPYGWVKFNGRCFSYFGQAVDWVTAEAYCINLGGNLASIHSENEYQVVKALVRAYDPSEKETWIGLSNCQKKNSWIWSDGTKFTYSKWNPGEPNHINGECCVAINWGSTKNWNDCQCHIGNPFVCVRKL, translated from the exons ATGGATCATCTGGTCCTGATTTGTGTTCTCTTCATGGCTTCATCAGCTATTG GCCTGACAATCACACCTGTGTCAG AGGTTGACTTGAACAGGCTTGTTATGG AGCAACTCAAAAACCCAGTAAAGAGAACCGCTGAGGCGAGGCACTGTCAGCCCAGCTGCCCCTACGGCTGGGTGCAGTTTGATGGACGCTGCTTCAGCTATTTCGGGTACTCAATGGACTGGGCCGCTGCTGAG GCTTACTGTATAAATCTGGGGGGAAACCTGGCCTCAATCCACAGTGAGAATGAGTATCAGGTGGTGAAGGCTCTGGTCCGTGCTTACGACCCCAAAGAGCAAGAAACATGGATCGGTCTCTCCAACTGCCAGAAG AAGAACAGCTGGCTCTGGTCTGACGGGAACAGGTACAGGTACAGCAAGTGGAACAACAAGGAGCCCAATCACAGCGGTGGAGAGTGCTGTGTGCACATCAACTATGGTT CCCAGAAGGACTGGAATGATATTGCATGCAACAAGGCCTACTCCTTCGTCTGCGTCAGGAGGCT AAGAAAAGACATTATGGGTCGTTTGATGGAAATATCTTTACTTGCTTTTCTCTGTGTGGCTTCATCAGTGTCTG GTCTTGTGATAAAACCTGTCTCAG AAGCTGATCTACATGCTTTAGTTCAAG AACAAATCAAAAGCCCAGTAAATAGAATGAATTCTGAGAAGGACACATGTGAGCCCAGCTGTCCGTATGGCTGGGTGAAATTCAACGGACGCTGCTTCAGCTACTTTGGCCAAGCTGTGGACTGGGTCACCGCTGAG GCTTACTGTATAAATCTGGGGGGAAACCTGGCCTCGATACACAGTGAGAATGAGTATCAGGTGGTGAAGGCTCTGGTCCGTGCTTATGACCCCAGCGAGAAAGAAACATGGATTGGCCTCTCCAACTGTCAGAAG AAGAACAGCTGGATCTGGTCTGATGGGACAAAATTTACATACAGCAAATGGAACCCTGGTGAACCCAATCATATCAATGGGGAGTGCTGTGTAGCCATCAACTGGGGCT CCACAAAGAACTGGAATGACTGTCAATGTCATATTGGGAATCCATTTGTCTGCGTGAGGAAGCTGTGA
- the gpaa1 gene encoding glycosylphosphatidylinositol anchor attachment 1 protein, with product MGLLSDPNRRKALTTLLTRLNTPICVVCYLAGIAWFMGLAFEPFTLRTYMSENAMGSTMVEERFPAGERALATGREFAGHKRKAGGMPVDWLVKTMQDRGLEVFTQSFSRTLPFPDENKERYMVQGINVYGILRAPRAPRTEALVLSAPCSPDNSNNQAVGLLLGLAQYFRNQIYWAKDIIFLVNEHDLIGMQAWLEGYHHTNISGMDYTPLQGRAGSIQAALSLELSSDVITSLDLILEGLNGQLPNLDLANLFHAFCQKIGVMCTIQGKLQRSDWDTAEGYTHAVQTMMLMVLKQASGRPWGDHGLFLRYHIEAATVRGVNSFRQYKTDTTTVGRLLEGMFRKLNNLLERLHQSYFFYLMPSLSRFVSIGYYMPAFGLLATILLLRALDLWVQLGTPTEVTEDGVGEVEPPSSPGVLSVLTPVVISHLTGVALYTLPVLSQETAVEHFPVSETEAVVLTAIAIYTAGLALPHNTHRFISGEGTEQGWRVLKLVALLYLAVLLGCTALINFSLGFILAITLVPVAACVTPHLPKAVSALAMVLLSPGCTILYCVFIFQELQEAPVSLSEGWMLFLSVISQGILDHSLFGSLVYPLLALLVYPCWLLLWNILFWK from the exons ATGGGTTTGTTATCTGACCCCAATCGACGGAAGGCCCTGACCACTCTCCTCACCCGCCTTAACACACCTATATG CGTGGTGTGCTATTTGGCGGGCATTGCCTGGTTCATGGGCCTGGCGTTTGAACCCTTTACTCTACGAACATACATGTCTGAGAATGCCATGGGTTCTACCATGGTGGAGGAACGGTTTCCAGCAGGAGAGAGAGCCTTGGCCACTGGGAGGGAATTCGCAGGCCACAAAAGAAAGGCTGG GGGGATGCCAGTAGACTGGCTGGTGAAGACCATGCAGGACAGAGGGCTGGAGGTCTTCACCCAAAGCTTCTCTCGCACTCTGCCGTTTCCTGATGAGAACAAGGAGCGATAT ATGGTCCAAGGCATTAATGTGTATGGGATCCTGCGTGCTCCTCGAGCTCCACGAACAGAAGCGTTGGTGCTTAGTGCCCCCTGCAGTCCTGACAACAGCAACAACCAGGCAGTGGGCCTTCTGCTGGGTCTGGCACAGTATTTTAGAA ATCAGATTTACTGGGCGAAGGACATCATATTCCTGGTGAATGAGCATGACCTCATTGGAATGCAGGCCTGGTTAGAGGGTTACCATCACACCAACATCTCTG GCATGGACTACACACCCCTGCAGGGCCGTGCCGGCTCCATCCAGGCTGCTCTCTCTCTGGAGCTCAGCAGTGATGTTATCACCAGTCTTGACCTGATTCTGGAAGGGCTGAATGGGCAGCTCCCCAACCTGGACCTGGCCAACCTCTTCCACGCCTTTTGCCAGAAGATAGGCGTCATGTGCACCATTCAGGGGAAG CTTCAGAGGAGCGACTGGGACACTGCAGAGGGCTACACTCACGCTGTCCAGACCATGATGCTGATGGTGCTTAAGCAGGCCAGTGGGCGTCCCTGGGGTGACCATGGCCTTTTCCTCCGCTACCACATTGAGGCTGCAACAGTCCGCGGCGTCAACAGCTTCAGACAGTACAAGACCGACACCACCACTGTTGGCAG GTTGTTGGAGGGAATGTTCCGGAAGCTGAACAATCTCCTGGAGCGGCTTCATCAATCCTACTTCTTCTATTTGATGCCTTCGCTCTCTCGCTTCGTCTCTATTGGCTACTACATGCCAGCATTTGGCCTGCTGGCCACCATACTATTGCTGCGA GCATTAGATTTATGGGTCCAGCTGGGAACACCAACTGAAGTAACTGAGGATGGAGTCGGCGAGGTGGAACCG CCGTCCAGCCCAGGGGTTCTGTCCGTGTTGACTCCGGTGGTGATCAGTCACCTGACGGGCGTGGCTCTGTACACCCTGCCGGTTCTCTCTCAGGAGACTGCAGTAGAGCACTTCCCCGTGTCCGAGACCGAGGCTGTAGTTCTCACTGCTATAGCCATCTACACTGCAGGCCTGGCACTGCCCCACAACACACACAG GTTTATCTCAGGCGAGGGGACGGAGCAGGGCTGGAGGGTGCTGAAGCTGGTGGCTCTGCTGTACCTGGCTGTGCTGTTGGGCTGCACGGCTCTCATTAACTTCTCCCTGGGCTTCATCTTAGCCATCACACTGGTGCCTGTGGCCGCCTGCGTCACACCACATCTGCCCAA GGCCGTGAGTGCTTTGGCGATGGTACTGCTGAGTCCTGGCTGCACTATCCTCTACTGCGTCTTCATCTTCCAGGAGCTGCAGGAAGCACCGGTGTCTCTGTCGGAGGGCTGGATGCTCTTCCTGTCAGTCATCTCTCAGGGAATCCTGGACCACTCTCTCTTCGGTTCTCTGGTCTACCCGCTGCTGGCGCTGCTCGTTTACCCCTGCTGGCTGCTGCTCTGGAACATCCTGTTCTGGAAGTGA